The Bacteroidia bacterium genome includes a region encoding these proteins:
- a CDS encoding sodium:solute symporter, translated as MDSISLQWILLIGSSLLIFFISPWAKTKEDFFRGSKNDQAPGFWILTSSLVISWLFAKSITNAANLGMSFGMVGGVAYAAYYLSFLVAGIIIYRMRTKGGFTSLHHFLESKYGSSAVLIFSLLIGIRLLNEVWSNNLVIGSYFGQSGSSPFYLSIMVFTLLTVAYTLKGGLRSSLLTDLIQMILFGVLLFVILAIILPKENGDIGKFVSSGSWTIAGGLDLFFVAIIQVFSYPFHDPVLTDRAFISDPKTTLRSFIFATLLGSLCILLFSFVGIYASFQGLEGQAPVEVSKLLGLVMMLAMNFIMVTSAASTLDSAFNSFAKLFVIDHRLFADRQIFFGRWVIAGVAILGSIPAFLGAEILSATTISGTMVLGLSPVFLFWNKTFPRISYYLSIGVGLLFGFLLAADLYPKTWVFFEGKYAVLLSANILAISLCFLLFFTAALFTKTKTYESIA; from the coding sequence ATGGATAGCATCAGCCTACAATGGATATTGCTCATCGGCTCAAGCCTGCTGATCTTTTTCATCTCCCCCTGGGCGAAAACGAAGGAAGATTTCTTTCGGGGAAGTAAAAACGATCAGGCTCCAGGCTTCTGGATTTTGACGAGCAGTCTGGTCATCAGTTGGCTATTTGCCAAGTCCATCACCAATGCTGCCAATCTTGGGATGAGCTTTGGGATGGTCGGTGGTGTGGCCTATGCTGCTTATTATCTCTCCTTTTTAGTAGCAGGAATTATTATTTATCGGATGCGTACCAAAGGCGGTTTTACCTCCTTGCATCATTTTCTCGAAAGTAAGTATGGAAGTAGCGCGGTGCTGATCTTTTCTCTATTGATCGGCATCCGCCTACTCAATGAAGTCTGGTCCAACAATTTGGTAATTGGTTCATATTTCGGGCAAAGTGGAAGTAGTCCATTTTATCTCTCCATTATGGTATTTACCCTCCTGACTGTCGCTTATACTCTAAAAGGAGGCTTGAGAAGTTCCCTGCTAACGGATCTTATCCAGATGATCCTTTTTGGGGTTTTGCTTTTCGTGATACTCGCTATCATTCTCCCAAAAGAGAATGGCGATATAGGGAAATTTGTGAGCAGTGGGAGCTGGACGATTGCTGGTGGATTGGACCTCTTTTTTGTTGCTATCATACAAGTCTTCAGTTATCCCTTTCATGATCCAGTACTGACTGATCGAGCATTCATCAGTGATCCTAAAACGACCTTAAGAAGCTTCATTTTTGCGACCCTACTTGGCTCTCTGTGTATCCTGCTCTTTAGCTTTGTAGGAATCTATGCTTCTTTTCAGGGCCTGGAAGGACAGGCTCCCGTGGAAGTTAGCAAACTACTAGGCCTGGTTATGATGCTGGCCATGAATTTCATCATGGTTACTTCGGCAGCTTCAACCCTGGATTCAGCTTTCAATTCCTTCGCAAAACTCTTTGTCATTGATCATCGACTGTTTGCCGACAGGCAAATTTTCTTTGGTAGATGGGTAATTGCAGGAGTAGCGATTCTGGGAAGCATACCTGCGTTTCTGGGAGCTGAAATACTTTCTGCAACGACCATAAGCGGTACCATGGTTCTGGGATTGAGTCCGGTTTTTCTCTTTTGGAATAAAACTTTCCCCCGCATCTCTTATTACCTCAGCATAGGAGTGGGCCTGCTCTTTGGATTCTTACTGGCTGCCGATCTCTATCCGAAAACATGGGTATTCTTTGAGGGGAAATATGCGGTTTTACTCTCGGCCAATATTCTGGCTATCAGCCTTTGCTTCCTCCTTTTTTTCACAGCAGCTCTTTTCACCAAAACTAAAACTTATGAAAGCATCGCATAA
- a CDS encoding SusD/RagB family nutrient-binding outer membrane lipoprotein, with the protein MKIIHLIYISLIAILISSCTNQFEEINTNPNAPIDVESSLLLRHVLFDYAEQMSYEGFVAGNLLGQYFTAIDFNLFDRHSLTETQFGGNPWPILYTNLRDNEIILEKARSETAAEVYEGPALILKAYLTAALTDMYGNVPYSEALAGKDGTITPVYDNQEDIYLGDNGILDNLDKAIIALNNYQGSIALDGDILFEGDLNAWLRFANSLKLKYLMRASEQRDSRTLVQEIYAEGNFISENGQNATFDFTNTEPNNFRLATARIGDFNLFIMSETMEEILKDLNDPRMAVFFRPTSNNPNEFNGLLNGPDASQTSISVADFSLSGSIFRERTGDLDANYMTAWETHFLLAEAAARGWINADAQALYEEGVRLAFEYWQTELPADYLTTGNAAYGQNGANPLEQIITQKWLANIVNGYEGWIEYRRTGFPQLKTISASLNNDLIPVRLPYPTDEAALNAANYNVAASATDGNSVNSPVWWDVE; encoded by the coding sequence ATGAAAATCATACACCTTATATATATAAGCTTAATTGCAATACTGATTTCCTCCTGTACGAATCAGTTTGAGGAAATCAATACAAATCCCAATGCTCCCATAGATGTAGAGTCGAGTTTATTGCTGCGACATGTCCTCTTTGACTATGCGGAGCAGATGTCTTACGAAGGTTTTGTAGCCGGAAATCTGCTGGGGCAGTATTTCACCGCTATAGACTTCAACCTCTTCGATAGACATAGTTTGACCGAAACACAGTTTGGGGGAAATCCCTGGCCCATTCTTTATACAAATCTCAGGGACAATGAAATCATCCTGGAGAAAGCCCGATCAGAAACGGCAGCCGAAGTCTATGAGGGCCCGGCTTTGATCTTAAAAGCTTACCTGACTGCTGCTCTCACCGATATGTATGGAAATGTTCCTTACTCAGAAGCCTTAGCGGGTAAAGATGGGACTATCACTCCGGTCTATGATAATCAAGAGGATATATATCTGGGCGATAATGGAATTCTGGACAATCTGGATAAAGCCATTATTGCCCTTAACAATTATCAGGGAAGTATAGCACTCGATGGAGATATTCTTTTTGAGGGTGATTTGAATGCCTGGTTGCGCTTTGCCAATTCTCTTAAGCTCAAATATCTCATGAGAGCCAGTGAGCAAAGAGACAGCCGGACTTTGGTGCAGGAGATTTATGCAGAAGGAAATTTTATCAGTGAAAATGGGCAGAATGCTACATTCGACTTCACCAATACAGAACCGAACAATTTCCGTCTGGCTACTGCTCGTATCGGAGATTTCAATCTCTTCATCATGTCTGAAACCATGGAGGAAATCCTCAAGGATTTGAATGATCCTCGCATGGCTGTTTTCTTTCGCCCTACCTCCAATAATCCCAATGAATTCAATGGTTTGTTGAATGGGCCGGATGCTTCCCAAACCTCAATCTCTGTGGCCGACTTTTCATTGTCGGGCAGCATATTCAGAGAAAGAACCGGAGACCTGGACGCCAATTATATGACGGCTTGGGAAACTCACTTCCTTTTGGCAGAAGCCGCAGCTCGTGGCTGGATCAATGCTGATGCACAAGCTTTGTATGAAGAAGGAGTCAGGCTGGCTTTTGAGTATTGGCAAACGGAATTACCGGCTGACTACCTCACAACTGGAAATGCTGCCTACGGACAAAACGGAGCCAATCCCCTTGAGCAGATCATTACGCAAAAATGGCTGGCAAATATCGTCAATGGCTATGAAGGCTGGATAGAGTATCGCAGAACGGGCTTTCCCCAACTTAAAACGATCTCTGCCAGTCTGAATAATGACCTGATCCCGGTACGCCTTCCTTATCCTACGGATGAGGCGGCTTTGAATGCAGCGAATTACAATGTTGCAGCTTCTGCTACCGATGGGAATAGCGTTAATTCACCAGTATGGTGGGATGTGGAATAA
- a CDS encoding SusC/RagA family TonB-linked outer membrane protein — MTRYRVLYGLIFIWSIFAPQQAFSQTQKISGIIKSPEGIIIGASILNKETQQGAISDQEGKFSLAASLDDNIQINYLGYEPYEFVVKQIGFYEIMLSEASLELDEVFITALGLERKAEDLGYVIQKVDAEELTGVKSVNFLDNLGAKVAGLTVNQGATGVGSSTKVTIRGEASFTNNNPLFVVDGVIINNNSILNFTNEAAAGFQEVDFGNGAMSVNPDDIASVSVLKGPAAAALYGTRASNGVIIITTKDGSEKKGRGFSFSSTTFLDKPFQLPRFQNEYGQGNSGEFAFVDGLGGGINDNITYSYGPQLDAGLLIPQHDSPVTLPDGSVVRGGDVAVHGGLPITPTPFTSSPDNVKNFYETGVTTINNLAFSGASENGNYRLSLTDLRSESVIPGVDLDRKTASARLAFRPIEGLEITSNINYIHSQSRNRPANGYGSENINYSIVAWLGRQTDLEPLRDYWQPGLEDVQQYSFNYTFFDNPYFILLENRNSFQRNRVYGNLMASYKFNENLSLRIRSGMDYSDEGRKFRRAFSSNRFRNGAYAEHNVFFREINTDFLLNYNREVGDIGFDLSLGGNRMDQEAATVQTQATSLAQPGIFTLSNAASPLEIFEFASQKRINSFYGLLKLSYKDFLYVDVTGRNDWSSALASPFSTENVSFFYPSISSSLILSRILNLPDWFNFAKVRTSWAQVGNDTNPFQTAGVFQAQTPFNSQPTFSDQNRIANANLLPEQTSSVELGAELRFFGDKLIVDATYYNALTENQIISLPIAISSGYNEQVVNGGAVRSEGVELILGLRPIFNRNFKWRMFFNFSKNVARVESLPVEADRLTLAYTRVYDNVNQTVWYQVREGDRIGDMWGTGYLRNENGDFVVNEQGRFIVDNTLKKLGNYNPDFILGFNNQIEFQNFKLGFVVDWRQGGELISRTQALAGVGGQLEETAFRPEGGIIIDGVQNIGSTSEPNYVQNTRPISPEAYYRQFYDRNHEENNTYDATYVKLREFSLGYNFPITGNIESLRVSLIGRNLFAISDIPHFDPEQLAVQGNNFVLGVEDMSYPTVRSFGVNLGIEF; from the coding sequence ATGACACGCTACAGGGTCCTCTATGGACTTATATTTATATGGAGCATTTTTGCTCCCCAGCAGGCTTTTAGCCAGACCCAAAAAATCTCTGGCATCATAAAAAGTCCTGAAGGCATCATCATTGGTGCCAGTATCCTCAATAAAGAAACTCAGCAAGGAGCTATAAGCGATCAAGAAGGGAAATTTTCTTTAGCTGCCAGCCTCGATGATAATATCCAGATCAATTACCTTGGCTATGAGCCCTATGAATTTGTCGTCAAACAGATCGGATTTTATGAGATCATGCTTAGTGAGGCTAGTCTCGAATTGGATGAAGTCTTTATCACCGCTCTGGGACTGGAAAGAAAAGCAGAAGATCTGGGCTATGTGATTCAGAAAGTTGATGCAGAAGAACTCACAGGCGTCAAGTCAGTCAACTTCCTCGATAATCTCGGGGCGAAAGTAGCAGGTTTGACCGTCAATCAGGGAGCCACAGGCGTAGGTTCATCTACTAAAGTTACGATTCGGGGAGAAGCCTCTTTCACCAATAATAATCCTCTCTTTGTAGTCGATGGAGTAATCATCAACAATAATTCCATCCTTAACTTTACCAATGAGGCGGCAGCAGGATTTCAAGAGGTTGATTTTGGGAATGGAGCCATGTCTGTCAATCCCGATGATATAGCATCTGTATCTGTATTAAAAGGCCCGGCAGCAGCAGCTCTTTATGGAACCCGCGCCTCCAATGGAGTGATCATCATTACGACTAAAGATGGTTCAGAAAAAAAGGGAAGGGGCTTCAGTTTTAGTTCCACCACCTTCCTTGATAAACCCTTTCAGCTTCCGCGTTTCCAAAATGAGTATGGACAAGGAAATAGTGGGGAATTTGCTTTTGTTGATGGATTGGGTGGGGGAATAAATGATAATATCACCTATAGCTATGGTCCTCAGCTGGATGCCGGTTTATTGATTCCACAACATGACAGTCCGGTTACTTTGCCAGATGGAAGCGTAGTCAGGGGAGGGGATGTAGCCGTTCATGGAGGTTTGCCCATTACACCTACTCCTTTTACTTCCAGTCCCGACAATGTCAAAAACTTCTACGAAACAGGAGTTACCACGATCAATAATCTGGCTTTTTCAGGCGCATCTGAAAATGGAAACTACCGTTTGTCCCTGACAGATTTGCGAAGTGAGTCTGTTATTCCCGGAGTTGATCTGGATCGCAAAACGGCTTCAGCTCGGCTGGCCTTTCGCCCAATAGAAGGATTAGAGATCACATCCAACATCAACTATATCCACAGCCAAAGTCGCAACAGACCCGCCAATGGATACGGATCAGAAAATATCAACTACTCTATCGTAGCCTGGTTGGGAAGACAAACAGATCTGGAACCTTTACGAGATTACTGGCAACCTGGTCTAGAAGATGTGCAGCAGTATTCTTTCAACTATACCTTTTTCGACAATCCCTATTTCATCCTGCTCGAAAACCGAAATTCCTTTCAAAGAAATCGGGTATATGGAAATCTGATGGCATCCTATAAGTTCAATGAAAATCTGAGCCTGAGAATAAGAAGCGGCATGGATTATTCTGATGAAGGCCGGAAATTCAGACGAGCCTTTAGTTCCAATAGATTCAGAAATGGAGCCTATGCTGAACATAATGTCTTTTTCAGAGAAATAAATACGGACTTCCTTCTTAACTATAATCGGGAAGTGGGGGACATTGGATTTGACCTTTCTTTAGGAGGAAATCGCATGGATCAAGAGGCTGCTACCGTACAAACGCAAGCGACCTCTTTGGCACAACCCGGAATTTTCACCTTATCCAATGCAGCATCGCCCTTAGAAATATTTGAATTTGCTTCCCAAAAGAGAATCAATAGTTTTTATGGGCTTTTGAAATTGAGCTACAAAGATTTTCTCTATGTGGATGTGACGGGACGAAATGATTGGTCAAGCGCATTAGCCTCTCCCTTTTCAACCGAAAATGTATCCTTCTTTTATCCTTCGATCTCTTCCAGCCTGATTCTATCGAGAATTCTCAACCTTCCTGATTGGTTCAATTTTGCCAAAGTTCGAACTAGCTGGGCACAAGTTGGCAATGACACCAATCCTTTCCAAACGGCAGGTGTATTTCAGGCACAAACCCCTTTCAATTCTCAGCCTACTTTCAGCGATCAAAATAGGATAGCCAATGCCAATCTCTTACCCGAACAAACAAGTTCTGTAGAGCTTGGAGCGGAGTTGCGATTCTTCGGGGATAAACTGATTGTTGATGCGACCTATTATAATGCGCTCACTGAAAATCAGATCATTTCTTTGCCCATAGCGATTTCTTCTGGATACAATGAGCAAGTCGTAAATGGAGGGGCCGTTCGTTCAGAAGGAGTTGAATTGATTCTTGGACTAAGACCGATCTTCAATCGAAATTTCAAATGGCGAATGTTCTTCAACTTTAGTAAGAATGTTGCCAGGGTTGAATCCCTTCCTGTAGAAGCCGATCGACTAACACTGGCCTATACACGGGTATATGATAATGTGAATCAAACCGTCTGGTACCAGGTCAGAGAAGGAGATAGAATTGGAGATATGTGGGGTACGGGCTATTTGCGAAATGAAAATGGAGATTTTGTGGTCAATGAGCAAGGGCGTTTCATCGTAGACAATACCCTCAAAAAATTGGGTAACTATAATCCTGATTTCATCCTGGGTTTCAACAATCAGATTGAGTTTCAAAATTTCAAGCTGGGCTTTGTGGTGGATTGGAGACAAGGAGGAGAACTGATCTCACGTACCCAGGCTTTGGCAGGGGTAGGAGGGCAGTTGGAAGAAACCGCTTTCAGGCCTGAAGGAGGAATTATCATTGATGGTGTGCAGAATATCGGTTCAACAAGCGAACCCAATTATGTTCAGAATACAAGGCCCATTTCTCCTGAGGCCTACTATCGCCAATTCTATGATAGAAATCATGAGGAGAACAATACGTATGATGCGACTTATGTGAAACTGCGGGAATTCAGCCTGGGATATAATTTCCCTATTACTGGCAATATCGAATCTCTGAGAGTATCACTGATCGGTAGGAATCTTTTTGCCATTTCCGACATCCCACATTTCGATCCCGAACAATTAGCTGTCCAAGGCAACAATTTTGTCCTGGGGGTCGAGGATATGTCCTATCCAACTGTCAGAAGCTTTGGTGTCAATCTCGGTATTGAATTTTAG
- a CDS encoding DUF2064 domain-containing protein — MSQSKTGILFFSRNPFQESRHKQIHKDREKNFKALHLMYDGVKKAIAASEIPVIELGHELQSGNSFAERMCEGLKSLFAQGFDHLIVIGNDCPRLEAEDLLLAKKELLSGKSVLGYDQDGGAYLFAFSKEDFNEAAFLQLPWQSENLGKALCEQLSSVKEVVELEDKEDIDNVEDLLWLILSLRISQVLLLLRKLFHTVLREEKELPVHFSRIPGPEQSLRAPPYFLSL; from the coding sequence TTGAGCCAATCAAAAACCGGCATATTATTCTTTAGTAGAAATCCTTTTCAGGAATCCCGGCATAAACAAATCCACAAGGATAGAGAAAAGAATTTCAAAGCCCTCCATTTGATGTATGATGGGGTAAAGAAAGCTATTGCTGCTTCTGAAATTCCTGTAATTGAATTGGGCCATGAGTTACAATCCGGAAATTCTTTTGCTGAAAGAATGTGTGAAGGGCTGAAGAGCTTGTTTGCACAGGGTTTTGATCACCTCATCGTTATAGGAAATGACTGTCCACGTCTGGAAGCTGAAGATCTTTTACTGGCGAAAAAGGAATTGCTTTCGGGTAAAAGTGTTTTAGGCTATGACCAGGATGGAGGAGCCTACCTATTCGCTTTTTCAAAAGAGGACTTCAATGAAGCTGCTTTTCTCCAGCTTCCCTGGCAAAGCGAAAATTTAGGAAAAGCCCTATGTGAGCAGCTTTCTTCTGTAAAGGAAGTAGTTGAACTTGAAGACAAAGAGGATATCGATAATGTAGAGGATCTTCTTTGGCTTATTTTGTCTCTTAGGATCTCTCAGGTCCTCTTATTGCTCCGCAAACTTTTCCATACCGTACTCAGGGAAGAAAAGGAGCTACCTGTTCATTTCTCCCGAATACCAGGTCCGGAACAGTCATTACGTGCTCCTCCTTATTTTCTCTCCCTTTAA
- a CDS encoding DUF6268 family outer membrane beta-barrel protein has product MFAGIKPCKAQDISGPRLLRLNYQTLSQPSWVLGDQGQAMSAPDDEPSQMIDFQMRFPILLGKETKILGELSYRNEMSSGFYTMDDGEWDGLDQGWGSGLSLQKSGFGLIVLHDMGRLWDLKVQAAFSSSSTRFFSNNPASHAYKAAAVFERTNRNKTIGFGLNLNYQFRLAVIPIFTYKEKLNHNWTVDMLLPVRAQLIRNFSNSNRLIIGIKGSTGSYFLDEENLFSNSLYQRITLHGYVGYERMLSKYIGIGVDAGVNLPIRDRIRSWDNNNLVLHNFQSRVSPYISARLFFAISSN; this is encoded by the coding sequence ATGTTTGCAGGTATCAAACCTTGCAAGGCGCAGGATATTTCTGGTCCACGCTTGCTGAGGCTCAATTACCAAACACTTTCTCAACCTAGTTGGGTGCTGGGAGATCAGGGACAGGCTATGTCTGCACCCGATGATGAACCCAGCCAAATGATCGATTTCCAGATGAGGTTTCCGATTCTCCTCGGGAAAGAGACTAAGATTCTGGGTGAACTTTCCTATAGAAATGAAATGTCATCGGGTTTTTATACGATGGATGATGGAGAGTGGGATGGTTTGGATCAGGGATGGGGCTCCGGACTATCCTTGCAGAAAAGCGGATTTGGACTGATCGTATTACATGATATGGGGCGTTTGTGGGATTTGAAAGTTCAGGCAGCTTTTAGTAGTTCCTCTACTCGTTTTTTCTCTAACAATCCTGCCTCACATGCATATAAAGCAGCGGCTGTATTTGAACGCACGAACCGAAATAAAACCATAGGATTTGGCTTGAACCTGAATTATCAGTTCAGATTAGCCGTTATTCCCATCTTTACCTATAAGGAAAAACTCAATCATAATTGGACCGTAGATATGCTCCTGCCGGTCAGAGCCCAATTGATCCGAAACTTTAGCAATAGCAATCGTCTGATCATAGGAATCAAAGGAAGCACAGGTTCTTATTTTCTGGATGAGGAAAATCTCTTTTCCAATTCTTTATATCAACGCATCACCTTGCATGGATATGTAGGCTATGAGCGCATGTTGAGTAAATATATTGGGATTGGAGTTGATGCAGGAGTAAATTTGCCTATCAGAGATCGAATCCGTTCCTGGGATAACAATAATCTCGTTTTGCACAATTTCCAAAGTCGAGTATCTCCTTATATCAGCGCCAGATTGTTTTTCGCTATCTCTTCCAACTAG
- a CDS encoding mandelate racemase/muconate lactonizing enzyme family protein has translation MTTPSEKLLQKWGLDIPEKNPQKKDRRNFLKQASLGGLALGAFMFSPIEETLAHTTSGINRYSAPSDLKITDMRYAVVMNGHARCPIIRIDTNQGISGWGEVRDQASWRYALFLKSRILGMNPCSVEMIFKRIKQFGFHGRQGGGVSAVEMALWDLAGKAYEVPAYQLLGGKYRDKVRLYADTPMGKNEEDFNARVNKRMDEQGFTFLKMDFGLELLKGKEGATVNNNFWDIGRQWTNEPMTYGGTEHQFTQVQITDKGLDIMMERVEKVRAKIGYDIPLASDHYGHFDHNNAIRLGHAVEKYRLAWLEDLIPWKFTEHWKQISLAIQTPTTTGEDIYLKEEFIKLIDNYSIDIVHPDLATAGGLLETKKIGDYAEEKGIAMAMHFAGTPVSFMANVHCAAATQNFMALEHHSVDLDYWEDLVKTEHRMIEKGFAHVPDSPGLGVDLNEEVIKEHLDPEDESYFRPTTEWDKIRSWDRLWS, from the coding sequence ATGACTACTCCTTCTGAAAAACTCCTACAGAAATGGGGACTTGATATCCCTGAGAAAAATCCTCAAAAAAAAGATCGAAGAAACTTTCTGAAACAAGCTTCTCTGGGAGGACTTGCTTTGGGGGCTTTTATGTTTAGCCCGATTGAGGAAACATTGGCCCATACCACTTCTGGAATAAATCGCTACTCAGCACCCTCGGATTTGAAAATCACCGATATGCGCTATGCGGTTGTTATGAATGGCCATGCCCGTTGTCCCATCATCCGAATAGACACCAATCAGGGGATATCAGGATGGGGAGAAGTTCGAGATCAGGCCAGTTGGAGATATGCCCTCTTTTTAAAGAGTCGAATTTTGGGTATGAATCCCTGTAGCGTGGAAATGATCTTCAAACGTATCAAACAGTTTGGCTTTCATGGTCGGCAGGGAGGAGGCGTAAGTGCGGTTGAAATGGCACTTTGGGATCTGGCTGGAAAGGCATATGAGGTGCCGGCTTATCAGTTGTTGGGAGGTAAATATCGGGATAAAGTAAGGCTGTATGCAGATACTCCGATGGGAAAGAATGAAGAGGATTTCAATGCCCGGGTAAACAAGCGTATGGATGAACAAGGCTTTACTTTCCTGAAAATGGACTTTGGTCTCGAATTGCTGAAAGGCAAGGAAGGAGCGACCGTCAACAATAATTTTTGGGACATTGGGAGGCAGTGGACAAATGAACCCATGACCTATGGGGGGACTGAACATCAATTCACCCAGGTACAGATTACAGATAAAGGCCTGGATATTATGATGGAAAGGGTGGAGAAGGTCCGGGCAAAAATTGGCTATGACATACCCTTAGCTTCTGATCATTATGGCCACTTTGATCACAACAATGCGATTCGTTTAGGTCATGCGGTAGAAAAATATCGACTAGCCTGGCTGGAGGATCTGATTCCCTGGAAATTTACAGAGCATTGGAAGCAAATTTCCCTCGCTATTCAAACACCCACTACAACTGGAGAAGACATTTACTTAAAAGAGGAGTTTATAAAACTTATTGATAATTACTCCATTGACATTGTTCATCCGGATTTGGCTACGGCTGGTGGTTTATTAGAGACGAAAAAGATTGGAGATTATGCAGAGGAAAAAGGAATTGCCATGGCTATGCATTTTGCAGGAACTCCAGTTTCCTTTATGGCCAATGTTCATTGTGCCGCAGCTACGCAAAACTTTATGGCCCTTGAGCATCATTCGGTAGATTTGGACTATTGGGAGGATTTGGTGAAAACGGAGCATAGGATGATCGAAAAAGGCTTTGCTCATGTTCCCGATAGTCCGGGTCTGGGAGTTGATCTAAATGAAGAAGTCATAAAGGAACACCTGGATCCAGAAGATGAATCTTACTTTAGACCCACAACTGAATGGGATAAAATCAGATCCTGGGATAGATTATGGAGTTAA
- a CDS encoding NAD(P)/FAD-dependent oxidoreductase produces MNQEKIFVDKTFAGKVLIIGAGVAGLYAGYLCQAEGIDFQILEASDKIGGRLGKVEGFSDISLDSGAEWLHGKKSIIGELVKQTTTKIKRDKSKEYYWFKGKLKKKLPRYLEDELEEDENPSDVSFLEYARLKGYGEEYKYIIEQLAGDYGADASELSAKWTKKEEEAYSAGFKDYKFRETYFDLFDKHLIAKIQDSIQLNTVVKKIEYRQDKMLVEDGMGNAYSADKVILTVPISVLKEGDISFLPPLPAYKIEAFEKIGMGAGMKIFLKFGQKFYEGYIAGGKICAAYADESWAKKGKDHILLAFVMGKQAEYLSSLESDQEIIEALLGELDEMYGGQASAYFLDAHIVDWGKHPFIRGAYSFSKVGIGNAREIAAQPIEEKIFFAGEAMNLNGHHQTVHGAAETAIQQLIKIRDSL; encoded by the coding sequence ATGAATCAAGAAAAGATTTTTGTTGACAAAACTTTTGCTGGCAAGGTCCTGATTATCGGAGCAGGAGTAGCCGGATTATATGCCGGATATCTTTGTCAGGCAGAGGGAATAGATTTTCAGATTCTCGAGGCTTCTGATAAAATTGGAGGACGTCTGGGGAAAGTAGAAGGCTTTTCAGATATTTCGTTGGATAGTGGGGCCGAGTGGTTGCATGGGAAAAAATCTATCATAGGAGAGCTGGTAAAGCAGACTACTACAAAGATCAAAAGAGATAAATCAAAAGAGTATTATTGGTTCAAAGGAAAGTTAAAGAAGAAACTTCCTCGCTATCTGGAGGATGAATTGGAGGAAGATGAAAATCCTTCTGATGTTTCCTTTTTGGAATATGCCAGGCTCAAAGGCTATGGGGAGGAGTATAAATATATCATTGAACAATTGGCAGGGGACTATGGCGCAGATGCTTCTGAACTTTCTGCAAAATGGACAAAAAAGGAAGAAGAAGCCTACAGTGCGGGATTTAAGGATTACAAATTTCGGGAGACTTATTTCGATCTATTCGATAAACATCTCATTGCTAAAATTCAGGATTCCATTCAACTGAATACTGTTGTTAAGAAAATTGAGTACAGACAGGATAAGATGCTTGTTGAGGACGGAATGGGAAATGCTTATTCGGCAGACAAAGTCATTCTTACGGTTCCTATAAGCGTTTTGAAAGAAGGAGATATTAGCTTTCTGCCTCCCCTTCCCGCGTATAAAATCGAAGCCTTTGAGAAGATAGGTATGGGAGCGGGAATGAAAATCTTCTTAAAATTCGGACAAAAGTTTTATGAGGGCTATATAGCCGGCGGTAAAATTTGTGCTGCTTATGCGGATGAAAGTTGGGCGAAAAAAGGGAAGGATCATATTTTGCTAGCCTTTGTGATGGGGAAACAGGCGGAATACTTGAGTTCCTTGGAATCTGATCAGGAGATCATAGAGGCTTTATTGGGAGAGTTGGATGAAATGTATGGCGGTCAGGCCAGTGCCTATTTTCTAGATGCCCATATTGTAGACTGGGGCAAACATCCTTTCATAAGAGGCGCCTATTCCTTTAGTAAAGTGGGGATAGGAAATGCACGGGAAATAGCTGCTCAGCCAATAGAAGAGAAAATCTTCTTTGCAGGCGAAGCGATGAACCTGAATGGGCATCATCAAACGGTTCATGGGGCTGCGGAGACGGCCATCCAGCAATTGATCAAAATACGGGATTCTCTCTAG